Proteins co-encoded in one Arthrobacter sp. ERGS1:01 genomic window:
- a CDS encoding putative quinol monooxygenase, with product MSEIINLQATFIPNDGEYFRVKLALDIAIEQVVEETGCIQYEITEDSEEKIVLTEQWASEADLDKHSKGIAVQDLDESLSALLATPVELVRL from the coding sequence ATGAGCGAAATCATCAACCTTCAGGCCACCTTCATCCCCAACGACGGCGAGTACTTCCGCGTGAAGCTCGCCCTGGACATCGCGATCGAGCAGGTCGTGGAGGAAACCGGCTGCATCCAGTACGAAATCACCGAGGACTCGGAAGAGAAGATCGTGCTGACCGAACAGTGGGCCTCCGAAGCCGACCTCGACAAGCACAGCAAGGGCATCGCCGTCCAGGACCTCGACGAGTCCCTGAGCGCACTGCTGGCCACGCCGGTGGAGCTCGTCCGCCTGTAA
- a CDS encoding DNA-3-methyladenine glycosylase family protein, producing MTTTASHAGTSRLWEAGGAYSLHQTLGIIGRGAGDRTVRLMPGAAWLAFNTPLGPATLGATETAIGVRIRAWGPGAEHALAEAPALLGAGDDWSAFDSPDFAATLPQLVQDARRRHPAVRLPATGRMVDALVPAILEQKVTSLEARRGYATLLRKFGTPAPGAGTDPAVPADLMVAPSPAQWAVIPSWEWHKAGVGPQRSATVMRVLRSASGLERLAALPAPEAAIKLQTIPGVGVWTAAEVTQRTHGDADQVAVGDYHLAAYVGWALMGKPVDDDGMLELLEPWRGHRQRVVRMLYLSGFRKPARGPRMTIQDHRAH from the coding sequence ATGACCACCACCGCCTCGCATGCCGGCACCTCGCGGCTCTGGGAAGCCGGCGGCGCCTACAGCCTGCACCAGACGCTGGGCATCATCGGCCGGGGCGCGGGCGATCGGACCGTGCGCCTCATGCCCGGCGCGGCGTGGCTGGCCTTCAATACCCCGCTCGGCCCCGCCACCCTGGGCGCCACCGAAACCGCCATCGGGGTCCGGATTCGCGCATGGGGTCCCGGCGCGGAGCACGCCCTTGCCGAGGCGCCGGCCCTGCTCGGTGCCGGCGATGACTGGTCCGCCTTCGACTCCCCCGACTTTGCCGCCACCCTCCCCCAGCTGGTCCAGGACGCACGACGCCGGCACCCGGCCGTGCGCCTGCCGGCCACCGGGCGCATGGTTGACGCGCTCGTCCCGGCCATCCTGGAACAAAAAGTCACGTCCCTGGAGGCCCGCCGCGGCTACGCGACGCTGCTGCGAAAGTTCGGCACCCCGGCCCCCGGTGCCGGCACGGATCCGGCCGTCCCCGCGGATCTGATGGTTGCACCCAGCCCCGCACAATGGGCCGTCATTCCCTCTTGGGAGTGGCACAAGGCCGGAGTCGGCCCGCAGCGTTCGGCAACCGTCATGCGGGTGCTGCGGTCGGCGTCGGGCCTTGAACGCCTGGCTGCGCTGCCCGCACCGGAGGCCGCGATCAAGCTGCAAACCATCCCCGGCGTTGGCGTATGGACGGCGGCGGAGGTCACCCAGCGCACGCACGGCGACGCCGACCAGGTTGCCGTGGGCGACTACCACCTGGCCGCCTATGTGGGCTGGGCATTGATGGGGAAACCCGTGGACGACGACGGCATGCTGGAACTTCTCGAGCCGTGGCGCGGACACCGGCAACGTGTGGTGCGGATGCTGTATTTGAGCGGTTTTCGCAAACCCGCACGCGGGCCGCGCATGACCATCCAGGACCACCGCGCGCACTAA
- a CDS encoding MarR family winged helix-turn-helix transcriptional regulator, giving the protein MSEDLLELARRYRDILRQAVYLVRAMDADGELSTRQVSTLSMVADAPTRVSDIARFSGIRVPSATEQVIKLEAAGLVQRAADDSDARVVLVTLTATGRTKLDEANERRNSAMAQALTTLSEAEQRAIGEALPAIAKLNTALTSS; this is encoded by the coding sequence ATGAGTGAAGATCTTCTGGAACTTGCCCGCCGATACCGCGACATCCTGCGCCAGGCCGTCTATTTGGTCCGCGCCATGGACGCCGACGGCGAGCTGAGCACCCGGCAGGTCAGCACCCTGAGCATGGTTGCCGATGCGCCCACGAGGGTCAGCGACATTGCCCGGTTCTCCGGGATCCGTGTGCCCAGTGCCACGGAACAGGTCATCAAGCTCGAAGCTGCCGGCCTGGTGCAACGCGCGGCCGACGACTCCGATGCGCGGGTAGTGCTGGTCACCTTGACCGCAACGGGCCGTACCAAATTGGACGAGGCGAACGAACGGCGCAACTCCGCCATGGCGCAGGCGTTGACAACGCTCAGCGAGGCGGAGCAGCGGGCCATCGGGGAGGCCCTTCCGGCCATCGCGAAACTCAATACGGCGCTCACGTCGTCGTAG
- a CDS encoding VOC family protein: MSSEQIPAGAPCWVDLMTSDPTKAREFYTALFGWTYETGDEEMYGGYTLAFKDGKSVAGLMQSNQDDAGYPDMWSTYLRVDDIDATVAAATAAGAVTFMAPMDVPEQGKMAMLGDPGGAAVGVWEFGGHTGFQAHAVSGAANWHELWSKDYPAAVKFYQDVFGWNTSVMADTPDFKYTTLGEGQDALAGIMDAAGALPEQVPSNWQVYFQVDDTDAAVATALSLGATVIQPAEDTPFGRLAGLTDPTGAMFKIMQPPA; encoded by the coding sequence ATGAGCAGTGAGCAAATCCCGGCCGGAGCGCCGTGTTGGGTTGATTTGATGACCTCGGACCCCACGAAGGCCCGCGAGTTCTACACGGCATTGTTCGGCTGGACCTATGAGACGGGCGACGAGGAAATGTACGGCGGCTACACGCTGGCGTTCAAGGACGGCAAGTCCGTGGCCGGCCTGATGCAAAGCAACCAGGACGACGCCGGCTACCCGGACATGTGGTCCACCTACCTGCGCGTCGATGACATTGACGCGACCGTCGCCGCGGCCACCGCAGCCGGCGCCGTCACCTTCATGGCCCCCATGGACGTTCCCGAGCAGGGCAAGATGGCCATGCTGGGCGATCCCGGCGGCGCGGCCGTGGGCGTCTGGGAATTTGGCGGCCACACCGGCTTCCAGGCCCACGCCGTCAGCGGTGCCGCCAACTGGCACGAACTCTGGAGCAAGGACTACCCGGCCGCCGTGAAGTTCTACCAGGACGTCTTTGGCTGGAACACCTCCGTCATGGCGGACACTCCCGACTTCAAATACACGACCCTTGGCGAGGGCCAGGACGCACTCGCCGGCATCATGGACGCCGCCGGCGCCCTCCCGGAGCAGGTCCCGTCCAACTGGCAGGTCTACTTCCAGGTGGACGACACCGACGCCGCCGTTGCCACGGCCCTGTCCCTCGGCGCCACGGTGATCCAGCCCGCTGAGGACACACCGTTTGGCCGGCTTGCCGGTTTGACCGACCCCACGGGTGCCATGTTCAAGATCATGCAGCCGCCGGCGTAG
- a CDS encoding MFS transporter yields the protein MLKQPKAVWAVAFAAVFAFMGIGLVDPILPAIAENLKATPSQVSLLFTSYFLVTAVAMLITGYVSSRIGGKKTLLIGLAVIVAFSAFAGTSNTVNALVGFRAGWGLGNALFVATSLAVMVGVASGGAATAIILYEAALGLGLSLGPLMGALLGGWQWRAPFFGTATAMAIAFVLVMILLPKTPLPAVKTRLRDPLIALGHKGLRTTAGSALFYNYGFFTILAFVPFILGFNAYGIGAVFFGWGVAVAVFSVFIAPIVQRRFGPTKSLMGSLLLLMLVLAGLALAAGHSVPVIVVLTVISGALLGINNTLFTEMAMSVSDSPRPVASAGYNFVRWMGGALAPFLAAKIAEHYNASATFYVAAAAVLISAAVIFTGRKFLTTHEPEGV from the coding sequence ATGCTGAAACAGCCCAAGGCGGTGTGGGCGGTGGCGTTTGCCGCCGTGTTCGCGTTCATGGGAATAGGCCTGGTTGACCCGATCCTGCCGGCGATCGCCGAAAACCTCAAGGCGACCCCGAGTCAGGTTTCGCTGCTGTTCACCAGCTACTTCCTGGTGACCGCCGTGGCGATGCTCATCACCGGCTACGTGTCCTCGCGCATTGGCGGGAAGAAGACGCTGCTGATCGGACTGGCCGTGATCGTGGCGTTCTCCGCCTTCGCCGGAACCTCGAACACCGTCAACGCGCTGGTGGGCTTCCGGGCCGGCTGGGGACTGGGCAACGCCTTGTTCGTGGCGACGTCGCTCGCCGTCATGGTGGGCGTGGCCTCCGGTGGCGCCGCAACCGCCATCATCCTGTATGAGGCGGCCCTGGGCCTGGGCCTCTCGCTCGGGCCGCTCATGGGCGCCCTGTTGGGCGGCTGGCAGTGGCGGGCACCGTTCTTCGGCACCGCGACGGCCATGGCCATCGCGTTCGTCCTGGTCATGATCCTGTTGCCCAAGACCCCGCTGCCCGCGGTGAAGACCCGGCTGCGCGACCCCCTGATCGCCCTGGGCCACAAGGGCCTGCGGACCACCGCCGGCAGCGCCTTGTTCTACAACTACGGCTTCTTCACCATCCTGGCTTTCGTGCCGTTCATCCTGGGCTTCAACGCCTACGGCATTGGCGCCGTGTTCTTCGGTTGGGGCGTTGCGGTGGCCGTGTTCTCCGTGTTCATCGCCCCCATCGTGCAGCGCCGTTTCGGACCCACCAAGTCGCTCATGGGATCGCTGCTGCTGCTCATGCTGGTCCTGGCCGGGCTGGCCCTGGCCGCCGGCCACTCCGTGCCCGTCATCGTGGTGCTGACGGTTATCTCCGGCGCCCTGCTGGGCATCAACAACACGCTGTTCACCGAAATGGCGATGTCGGTCTCCGACTCGCCGCGTCCCGTGGCCAGTGCCGGCTACAACTTCGTGCGCTGGATGGGCGGGGCACTGGCTCCGTTCCTGGCCGCGAAGATCGCCGAACACTACAACGCCTCCGCCACGTTCTATGTGGCCGCAGCGGCCGTGCTGATCAGTGCCGCCGTGATCTTCACCGGGCGCAAGTTCCTCACCACCCACGAGCCCGAGGGCGTGTAG
- a CDS encoding response regulator — MTIRVLVVDDQAMVRAGFAALLGAQPDIEVVGQAENGARAVEMAAATAPHVVLMDVRMPVMDGLEAARRILAGVPEGGESPIHILMLTTFDVDDYVYDALRLGASGFLLKDALADELVAAVRIVASGDALLAPSVTKRLIEQFALTGSRPAPSRHRLDGLTDRELEVMTLVGRGLSNQEIAAELFIAQQTVKTHVSKILAKLELRDRVQAVVLAYATGLVEPGES, encoded by the coding sequence GTGACCATTCGGGTCCTTGTGGTGGACGACCAGGCAATGGTCCGGGCGGGCTTCGCGGCGCTCCTCGGCGCACAGCCGGACATCGAGGTGGTGGGGCAGGCCGAAAACGGTGCCCGCGCCGTGGAAATGGCCGCCGCGACCGCCCCGCACGTGGTGCTCATGGACGTCCGCATGCCCGTCATGGACGGCCTGGAGGCCGCCCGGCGCATCCTGGCCGGGGTTCCGGAAGGTGGGGAATCGCCCATCCACATCCTGATGCTGACCACGTTCGACGTCGACGACTACGTCTACGACGCCCTGCGCCTGGGCGCCAGCGGCTTCCTGCTCAAGGACGCGCTCGCCGACGAACTCGTGGCCGCCGTGCGCATCGTGGCGTCGGGGGATGCCCTGCTGGCGCCCTCGGTGACCAAGCGGCTCATTGAACAATTCGCGCTGACGGGCTCGCGCCCGGCCCCGTCCCGGCACCGGCTGGACGGGCTGACCGACCGCGAATTGGAAGTCATGACGCTCGTGGGCCGCGGCCTCTCCAACCAGGAGATCGCCGCCGAACTGTTCATTGCCCAGCAGACGGTCAAGACGCACGTCAGCAAAATCCTCGCAAAACTGGAATTGCGGGACCGCGTGCAGGCCGTCGTCCTGGCGTATGCCACCGGGTTGGTGGAACCGGGCGAGTCGTAG
- a CDS encoding sensor histidine kinase has product MTRARPFRALPADTDAPAPFSTSNLWRLKKLSWVWLATAAVCITLLAVGAPLNTSVYQMALPFGLGMAILHAASLGLTAARPVAGVLVSLAPMVVMPLVSNPVGAAPMPFSVVAMVTQVLVICVAGLRSHWMVPATAWLLSVGVGVMANYLTMPLGQTEGAQMNVVIFAAVSGGLMVAAVVAQQWQHLRTELAAERTLTADEQSRRRLAEERTRIARELHDVVAHGMSVVVVQATTAAYRHNGLSDELKQEFDDIAANSRRAMTEMRSMLGSLRNAGDGREMGPQPGFAELPGLLASARTAGVVVPEPELSGVDLDSVGEVIALTAYRIVQEALSNVIRHAPGATAVISLSTAKGRLEVSVVNTASGVGAVMAQLDRGAHVGQGLIGMRERATIVGGSVFCAPTPEGGFSVVASLPLISVNKTRQEEGL; this is encoded by the coding sequence ATGACCAGGGCTAGGCCCTTCCGGGCGCTGCCGGCGGATACGGACGCGCCCGCCCCCTTCAGCACCAGCAACTTGTGGCGGCTGAAGAAGCTCAGCTGGGTATGGCTGGCCACGGCAGCGGTGTGCATCACGCTGCTGGCCGTCGGGGCCCCGTTGAACACCAGCGTCTACCAGATGGCCCTGCCGTTCGGCTTGGGCATGGCGATCCTGCATGCCGCCTCGCTGGGCCTGACCGCGGCTCGGCCCGTAGCCGGCGTCCTGGTCTCCCTGGCGCCCATGGTGGTCATGCCGCTGGTATCGAATCCGGTGGGTGCCGCACCCATGCCCTTTAGCGTGGTGGCCATGGTGACCCAGGTCCTGGTGATTTGCGTGGCGGGGCTGCGCAGCCACTGGATGGTGCCCGCCACGGCATGGCTGCTAAGCGTCGGGGTGGGGGTCATGGCCAACTACCTGACCATGCCATTGGGCCAGACCGAGGGCGCCCAAATGAACGTGGTCATCTTCGCCGCGGTGTCCGGCGGGCTCATGGTGGCCGCCGTCGTCGCCCAGCAGTGGCAGCACCTGCGCACCGAACTGGCGGCCGAACGCACGCTCACCGCCGACGAACAGTCCCGGCGCAGGCTGGCCGAGGAACGCACCCGCATTGCCCGGGAGCTGCACGACGTCGTGGCGCACGGCATGTCCGTGGTGGTGGTGCAGGCGACCACGGCGGCCTACCGGCACAACGGGCTCAGCGACGAGCTCAAGCAGGAATTTGATGACATTGCGGCAAACTCCCGCCGCGCCATGACGGAGATGCGCAGCATGCTCGGCTCGTTGCGCAATGCCGGGGACGGCCGCGAAATGGGCCCGCAGCCGGGCTTCGCCGAACTGCCCGGGCTGTTGGCCTCGGCACGCACCGCCGGGGTGGTGGTGCCCGAACCCGAGCTGTCCGGCGTCGACCTGGACAGCGTGGGCGAGGTGATTGCGCTGACCGCCTACCGGATCGTGCAGGAGGCGCTCAGCAACGTGATCCGCCATGCGCCGGGCGCTACGGCCGTGATCTCCCTGAGCACGGCCAAGGGCCGGCTGGAGGTGTCGGTGGTCAATACGGCGTCGGGCGTGGGCGCAGTCATGGCCCAGCTGGACCGCGGCGCCCACGTGGGGCAGGGCCTGATCGGCATGCGGGAGCGGGCCACCATTGTGGGCGGCTCGGTCTTTTGCGCACCGACCCCCGAGGGCGGTTTCTCGGTGGTGGCGTCCCTGCCGCTGATCAGCGTGAACAAGACCCGCCAGGAGGAAGGGCTGTGA
- a CDS encoding GNAT family N-acetyltransferase has translation MNWPIIESVVSERLRLEPLAVGHAPEMVDVLAHASIYEFTGGDAPSLEQLQRRFANQVVGHSPDQLQGWFNWIVKSRDGNEALGFVQATLERTGTDLAANIAWVISPIHQGQGVASEAATAMRGGLQAKGVKSFIAYIHPDHQASMGVARKLALHPTAVTECGELRWES, from the coding sequence ATGAATTGGCCAATTATTGAATCCGTCGTATCAGAGCGCCTGCGTCTGGAGCCGCTCGCCGTCGGGCATGCGCCAGAAATGGTGGACGTATTGGCCCACGCATCCATCTATGAATTTACCGGCGGAGACGCTCCCTCGCTCGAGCAGTTGCAACGCCGATTCGCGAACCAGGTGGTAGGCCACTCCCCAGACCAGTTGCAGGGATGGTTCAACTGGATCGTGAAATCAAGGGACGGCAACGAGGCGTTGGGATTCGTGCAGGCGACCCTTGAGCGGACCGGGACCGATCTCGCTGCAAACATTGCCTGGGTCATTTCGCCGATCCATCAAGGCCAAGGAGTGGCGTCCGAGGCAGCCACGGCCATGCGCGGTGGGCTGCAGGCCAAGGGGGTCAAGAGCTTCATTGCATACATACACCCGGACCATCAAGCGTCCATGGGTGTCGCACGAAAACTAGCCCTTCACCCGACCGCCGTTACAGAGTGCGGCGAACTCCGCTGGGAATCGTAA
- a CDS encoding SLC13 family permease gives MRKLLAAGTPSAVFAIGLVLLFTGLLSRASAEELAGRTIPILLFVAAMTVVTELADSAGVFRFVTAKLAARGARSGATPGTVSGGRVIVLWLMVVALATVSTIFLSLDTTAVLVTPVVVSLAKHARIHPLPFALTTVWLANTASLLLPVSNLTNLLAQHQLDVSPLGFAGLLWAPALVGVVVPLVFLFAIFRKDFRGRYAPPAPEPVADKPLLVISGITVAALLPALVSGVTVAIPAGIAAVFLLLVFLIRKRGAIRPGMLPVQPLLLTVGLFLVVQTLHDHGLSAALGTFSGSGDGFVALLQLAGVGALSANAVNNLPAFLALEPAANSPVRLAALLIGVNLGPIVTPWASLATLLWHSRLKAMGISVSWRGYALAGAALLIVVVPGAVLALWLAAGMPG, from the coding sequence GTGAGGAAGCTTCTTGCCGCGGGGACGCCGTCGGCCGTCTTTGCGATTGGCCTGGTCCTGCTGTTCACGGGCCTGCTGAGCCGGGCGTCGGCCGAGGAACTGGCCGGGCGCACTATCCCCATCCTGTTGTTCGTGGCGGCCATGACCGTAGTGACGGAGCTGGCCGACAGTGCCGGGGTGTTCCGCTTTGTCACGGCGAAGCTGGCGGCCCGGGGCGCCCGCTCCGGCGCCACCCCGGGCACGGTGTCCGGCGGGCGGGTGATTGTGTTGTGGCTGATGGTGGTGGCGCTGGCGACCGTCAGTACCATCTTCCTGTCCCTGGACACCACGGCCGTGCTGGTCACGCCGGTGGTGGTCTCGCTGGCCAAACACGCCCGCATCCACCCGCTGCCGTTTGCCCTGACCACGGTGTGGCTGGCCAATACGGCGTCGCTGCTGTTGCCGGTGTCGAACCTGACCAACCTGCTGGCCCAGCATCAACTGGATGTGAGTCCGCTGGGATTTGCCGGGCTGTTGTGGGCGCCGGCACTGGTGGGCGTGGTGGTGCCGCTGGTGTTCTTGTTCGCGATTTTCCGCAAGGACTTCCGCGGCCGGTATGCGCCGCCGGCGCCGGAGCCCGTGGCCGACAAACCGTTGCTGGTCATCAGCGGCATCACCGTGGCCGCGCTGCTTCCGGCGCTGGTTTCCGGGGTCACCGTGGCCATTCCGGCAGGCATAGCCGCGGTCTTCCTGCTGCTCGTGTTCCTTATCCGGAAGCGCGGCGCCATCCGTCCCGGCATGCTTCCGGTTCAGCCGCTGCTGCTGACAGTGGGGTTGTTCCTGGTGGTCCAGACCCTGCACGACCACGGTTTGTCCGCGGCGCTGGGCACCTTCTCCGGAAGCGGCGACGGCTTCGTGGCCCTGTTGCAACTGGCCGGGGTGGGCGCGCTCAGTGCCAACGCCGTCAACAACCTGCCGGCATTCCTGGCGCTTGAACCGGCGGCCAACTCCCCCGTCCGGCTGGCGGCCCTGCTGATCGGGGTGAACCTAGGCCCGATCGTGACCCCCTGGGCGTCGCTGGCCACGCTGCTGTGGCACAGCCGGCTCAAGGCGATGGGCATCTCGGTCTCCTGGCGCGGCTATGCGCTGGCCGGCGCGGCGCTGCTGATCGTGGTGGTTCCGGGCGCGGTGCTGGCGTTGTGGCTGGCCGCGGGCATGCCCGGCTGA
- a CDS encoding sunset domain-containing protein, with translation MNSSINFGRPALRWLILATLAIFAVLVPMLAAPAPAQAAATVNTRVASFAAGPATVTKGKVITVSAVAQKLAGKQWAKPGVVTATVYFDADGSAPNKAVRTIKSNATGQLRTTFTASVSGKWSIRMAAKGSLKASASAQKYVKVVAAPKPTSSKPASKWNCPSWAPIKGNAPSKIYHMPWQRFYSRTTPEICFSTEAAAVKAGYRKSKV, from the coding sequence GTGAATAGTTCGATCAATTTTGGCCGTCCCGCGCTGCGGTGGCTCATCCTCGCAACACTGGCAATATTTGCCGTGCTGGTGCCCATGCTGGCCGCTCCGGCGCCCGCCCAGGCCGCGGCAACCGTCAATACCCGCGTCGCCAGTTTCGCCGCAGGCCCGGCAACGGTGACGAAAGGCAAGGTCATCACGGTGTCCGCCGTGGCGCAGAAGCTGGCCGGAAAGCAGTGGGCCAAGCCCGGCGTCGTTACTGCCACGGTTTACTTTGACGCCGATGGAAGCGCCCCGAACAAGGCCGTGCGCACCATCAAGAGCAACGCTACCGGACAGCTGCGCACCACCTTCACCGCCTCCGTATCCGGCAAGTGGTCCATTCGCATGGCGGCCAAGGGTTCCTTGAAGGCCAGTGCCTCGGCCCAGAAGTACGTCAAGGTTGTCGCCGCGCCGAAGCCGACGTCGTCGAAGCCGGCCAGCAAGTGGAACTGCCCGTCGTGGGCGCCCATCAAGGGCAATGCGCCGAGCAAGATTTACCACATGCCGTGGCAGCGCTTCTACTCCCGGACCACCCCGGAGATCTGCTTCTCCACGGAGGCGGCCGCCGTCAAGGCCGGCTACCGCAAGTCCAAGGTGTAA
- a CDS encoding thioredoxin family protein — protein sequence MATVEITTESFGSTIESNDIVFVDFWASWCQPCVRFAPTYEAASEAHDDVLFGKVDTEAQQQLAAEANITSIPTLMAFREKVLVFAQPGALNGTDLDKVIMAVKELDMTEVHAAVAKQQAEGSAAN from the coding sequence ATGGCTACAGTTGAAATCACCACCGAGTCCTTTGGCAGCACCATTGAAAGCAACGACATTGTGTTCGTTGATTTCTGGGCGTCCTGGTGCCAGCCGTGTGTCCGATTTGCGCCCACCTACGAGGCAGCCTCCGAGGCGCACGACGACGTCCTGTTCGGCAAGGTCGACACCGAGGCCCAGCAGCAGCTGGCCGCCGAAGCCAACATCACCTCCATCCCCACGCTCATGGCGTTCCGTGAAAAGGTGCTGGTCTTCGCCCAGCCCGGCGCGTTGAACGGCACCGACCTGGACAAGGTCATCATGGCCGTCAAGGAACTGGACATGACCGAGGTGCACGCCGCCGTCGCCAAGCAGCAGGCCGAAGGCAGCGCCGCCAACTAG
- a CDS encoding YajQ family cyclic di-GMP-binding protein: MASESTFDVVSKVDKQEVANALHQAQKEVVQRYDFKGVGAEIDFSGEKILIKANSEERVMAVMDVFESKLIKRGISLKSLDAGEPYASGKEYRLEASIVEGIAQDIAKKINKLIRDEGPKGVKSTIQGDELRVSSKSRDDLQEVMGLLRKFEDADLQFVNMR; the protein is encoded by the coding sequence ATGGCCAGTGAGTCAACGTTCGACGTCGTCAGCAAGGTCGACAAGCAAGAGGTCGCCAACGCCCTGCACCAGGCCCAGAAGGAAGTAGTCCAGCGCTACGACTTCAAGGGTGTCGGCGCCGAGATCGACTTCAGCGGCGAGAAAATCCTGATCAAGGCCAACTCCGAAGAGCGCGTCATGGCCGTCATGGACGTTTTCGAATCCAAGCTGATCAAGCGAGGGATCTCCCTGAAGTCACTGGACGCCGGTGAGCCCTACGCCTCGGGCAAGGAATACCGCCTGGAAGCCTCCATCGTGGAGGGCATCGCCCAGGACATCGCAAAGAAGATCAACAAGCTCATCCGCGACGAGGGTCCCAAGGGCGTCAAGTCCACCATCCAGGGCGACGAGTTGCGCGTCAGCTCCAAGAGCCGCGATGACCTCCAGGAAGTCATGGGCCTGCTGCGCAAATTCGAGGACGCCGACCTGCAGTTCGTGAACATGCGCTAA
- a CDS encoding LysR substrate-binding domain-containing protein — translation MLDVKRLRLLRELHIRGTLADVALALQYSPSAVSQQLALLEKEAGVKLMRKVGRRVQLTPQAEILVAHTAEILETLERAEADMNASLTTVAGTVKLAVFQSAALALLPEMLTAMAETYPDVRIEMVQREPETALYETWARDFDLVVAEQYPGHAAPRHPELDRVVLTTDAIRLAVPSHDVAGGLARLHDGPITDIADTAGLPWVMEPRGAASRHWAEQACRQAGFEPDVRFETADLQAQVRLIESGNAVALLPDLMWTGRPPALTLIDLPGLPRRTVFTSARRASQRRPAILACREILEQTARRISRNPGES, via the coding sequence GTGCTGGACGTAAAACGCCTGCGGCTGCTGCGCGAATTGCACATCCGCGGAACGCTGGCCGACGTGGCCCTGGCCCTGCAATACAGCCCCTCCGCCGTGTCCCAACAGCTGGCCCTGCTGGAGAAGGAGGCGGGCGTGAAATTGATGCGCAAAGTGGGCCGGCGCGTCCAGCTCACCCCGCAGGCGGAAATCCTGGTGGCGCACACGGCGGAAATCCTGGAGACGCTGGAGCGGGCCGAGGCCGACATGAACGCGTCCTTGACCACGGTGGCCGGAACGGTGAAACTGGCGGTGTTCCAATCCGCGGCCCTGGCCCTGCTGCCGGAGATGCTCACGGCCATGGCCGAAACCTACCCCGACGTCAGGATTGAGATGGTGCAGCGGGAACCGGAGACGGCGCTTTACGAGACCTGGGCCCGCGACTTTGACCTGGTGGTGGCCGAACAATATCCGGGCCACGCCGCGCCACGGCATCCCGAACTGGACCGGGTGGTGCTGACCACCGACGCGATCCGGCTGGCGGTACCGTCCCACGACGTTGCCGGCGGCCTGGCCAGGCTGCATGACGGGCCCATCACCGACATTGCGGACACGGCCGGGCTTCCCTGGGTCATGGAGCCGCGCGGCGCGGCGTCCCGGCACTGGGCCGAACAGGCGTGCCGGCAGGCCGGCTTTGAACCCGATGTCCGCTTTGAAACCGCCGACCTCCAGGCGCAGGTGCGGCTCATCGAATCCGGCAACGCGGTGGCACTGCTTCCGGATTTGATGTGGACCGGGCGGCCGCCGGCGCTCACGCTCATCGATTTGCCGGGGCTCCCCCGGCGTACTGTATTCACCTCGGCCCGGCGCGCCAGCCAGCGCCGCCCCGCCATCCTGGCGTGCCGGGAAATCCTGGAGCAGACTGCCCGCCGCATCTCACGCAACCCCGGTGAATCGTGA
- a CDS encoding GNAT family N-acetyltransferase, whose product MELTTPRLLLREYTSRDFDAVHSFAADPRTLVFVEWGPNSEQDTRDFLDFAAATARATPRTGYTLAITLAGGPVIGSIGLTVRKDKGYAGKVAEVGYTLHPDHWGNGYATEASMAMTGFGFGPLGLDRITATCRPENVASAGVLRKVGMDQVGHLKNDRLIRGRWMDSLVFAVDAPGISPNMA is encoded by the coding sequence ATGGAACTGACAACGCCTCGACTGCTCCTGCGTGAGTACACATCCCGCGACTTCGACGCCGTCCATTCCTTCGCCGCCGATCCCCGCACCCTGGTCTTCGTGGAGTGGGGGCCCAACTCCGAACAGGACACCCGGGACTTCCTCGACTTTGCCGCCGCGACCGCCCGCGCCACGCCCCGGACCGGCTACACCCTTGCCATCACCCTGGCGGGCGGGCCCGTCATTGGCTCCATCGGCCTGACCGTGCGCAAGGACAAGGGATACGCGGGGAAAGTGGCGGAGGTTGGCTACACGCTCCATCCGGACCACTGGGGAAACGGCTACGCCACGGAGGCAAGCATGGCCATGACGGGCTTCGGGTTCGGGCCATTGGGCCTCGATCGCATCACGGCCACGTGCCGGCCGGAAAACGTGGCATCGGCCGGCGTCCTGCGCAAAGTCGGCATGGACCAGGTGGGCCATCTGAAGAATGACAGGCTGATCCGCGGCCGCTGGATGGATTCACTGGTGTTCGCCGTCGACGCTCCGGGTATTTCACCGAATATGGCCTGA